One window from the genome of Yarrowia lipolytica chromosome 1B, complete sequence encodes:
- a CDS encoding uncharacterized protein (Compare to YALI0B13376g, similar to Saccharomyces cerevisiae RAD24 (YER173W); ancestral locus Anc_8.239, some similarities with uniprot|P32641 Saccharomyces cerevisiae YER173W Checkpoint protein RAD24), producing MTFFDSDDDGLSDISETDLFDALDSAREKCLSRGVKTQPQPARPPPIQAMPPPRAQPLRKRSPPSFLPRSRDVNQAHFNNKSESRDLNLPLPGSLPWTAKYQPKNASEIAISPKKYTEIYNTILESVTSAVGRVVILSGPAGSSKSTALNQAIIDVSKLLNKSPAKIEWSNPAHIYQAPSAQAFHKAVSEYMFLRQDDCMRVILVEDLPNIMHEGTRMWFRRAVEEYLNYLPEEKLAPLIVVVSENDNNEAQSFAESHTVESIFSRDLLDHPRIKRVKVSSVAKSFLRKPLLEIVLAEAGSKHVSVSSTKAVPRKLTLAPKSIYGPCLEVAYVLGDIRSAINALEFFHRSTVTSSGATSADYIRPDQVSFFRAMGRVFFGTKKDTSQIDHDIIGGLLAQWGDDLGARNNIVDYLFALAVRVGITTDINFIYQLSETSSIGAMNASGKLSSADSIEYLLRQLHYLFNQKNSPKQFGTGNLFKQGIDARRTALETRKKVDEKMHANHWTSRQDIVLFEDFYTSKIRSKTKSTKAETDTKEEGPIFELTGKPFTSLASLGDKLDLEDDFDLMEAMNDSDDEWM from the coding sequence ATGACCTTCTTCGATTCTGACGATGACGGCCTGTCAGACATCAGCGAGACCGACCTGTTCGACGCCCTGGATTCAGCACGCGAAAAATGCTTGTCACGTGGCGTAAAGACTCAGCCGCAACCAGCCAGACCTCCACCCATACAGGCAATGCCGCCACCAAGGGCTCAACCACTCAGGAAGCGATCACCGCCGTCATTTCTACcccgatcacgtgacgtcaATCAAGCACATTTTAACAACAAGAGTGAATCGCGTGACCTTAACTTGCCGCTGCCAGGGAGCCTCCCGTGGACTGCCAAGTACCAGCCCAAGAATGCATCTGAGATCGCCATCAGTCCCAAGAAGTACACGGAAATCTACAACACCATTCTAGAGTCGGTGACCTCTGCTGTGGGACGGGTAGTCATTCTCAGTGGACCTGCAGGTTCTTCGAAAAGTACAGCTCTCAATCAAGCGATCATTGATGTGTCCAAGCTTCTCAATAAATCCCCCGCTAAGATTGAATGGAGTAACCCAGCTCATATCTACCAAGCACCATCAGCTCAGGCATTCCACAAAGCTGTTTCGGAGTACATGTTTCTTCGTCAGGACGACTGTATGCGTGTTATTCTTGTGGAGGATCTCCCTAATATCATGCATGAAGGTACCCGGATGTGGTTTCGACgggctgtggaggagtACTTGAACTATTTACCGGAAGAAAAATTGGCCCCCCTGATAGTTGTGGTCTCGGAGAACGACAACAACGAGGCTCAATCGTTTGCAGAGTCGCATACAGTCGAGAGTATCTTCTCTCGTGACCTGTTGGATCATCCCAGAATCAAAAGAGTCAAGGTATCGTCTGTGGCCAAAAGTTTCTTACGAAAGCcgctgctggagattgtTCTTGCTGAAGCTGGTTCCAAACACGTGTCTGTGAGCTCTACCAAAGCGGTTCCTCGGAAGCTCACTCTCGCACCTAAGAGTATCTATGGTCCGTGTCTGGAGGTGGCCTATGTCCTGGGTGACATTCGGTCAGCCATCAACGCCCTGGAGTTCTTCCATAGGTCTACCGTGACCTCTAGCGGGGCTACTTCAGCTGACTACATTCGTCCTGATCAGGTATCCTTTTTCCGGGCCATGGGTCGTGTCTTCTTTGGAACCAAGAAAGACACGTCTCAGATCGACCACGACATTATAGGAGGTCTTCTGGCTCAATGGGGCGACGATCTGGGAGCTCGGAACAACATTGTCGACTACCTGTTTGCCCTGGCAGTCAGGGTGGGTATTACTACTGACATTAATTTCATCTATCAGTTGTCTGAGACCAGCAGTATTGGCGCAATGAACGCATCTGGCAAGCTCTCGTCTGCCGACTCCATTGAGTACTTGCTGAGGCAGCTGCATTATCTGTTCAACCAGAAGAACTCGCCCAAGCAATTTGGAACAGGAAACCTCTTCAAGCAGGGTATAGATGCTAGGAGAACGGCATTGGAAACACGCAAAAAAGTGGACGAGAAGATGCATGCGAATCATTGGACGTCTCGTCAGGATATCGTTCTGTTCGAAGACTTCTACACCAGCAAGATCCGTAGTAAAACAAAGTCGACAAAGGCAGAGACTGATAcgaaggaggaggggcCGATTTTTGAATTAACTGGAAAACCGTTCACATCTCTGGCTTCTTTGGGAGACAAGCTCGATCTCGAAGACGACTTTGATCTGATGGAGGCTATGAATGACAGCGACGATGAGTGGATGTAG